Proteins from one Belonocnema kinseyi isolate 2016_QV_RU_SX_M_011 chromosome 8, B_treatae_v1, whole genome shotgun sequence genomic window:
- the LOC117178101 gene encoding biogenesis of lysosome-related organelles complex 1 subunit 2 has product MASVLKDSKEEMPLDQSENQEEGNSKCESPKRGTTLSTSTSSFEALDPHDPNLSRLANNMFQKTSEYLQEELTASHADYRLLERLNQETISKYSELKTIATNVSQSLNSLNDKYKQLQPVLDNINQIDDSVNKLEQAAYKLANYSKRLENKFKELEKESKN; this is encoded by the coding sequence ATGGCAAGCGTGCTAAAAGATTCGAAAGAAGAAATGCCACTTGACCAATCCGAGAATCAAGAAGAGGGAAATTCAAAATGCGAATCGCCAAAAAGGGGCACAACACTTTCAACCAGCACCAGCAGTTTCGAAGCTCTGGATCCTCATGATCCGAACTTGAGTCGACTTGCAAACAATATGTTTCAAAAAACCAGTGAATATTTACAAGAGGAATTGACCGCGAGTCATGCCGATTATCGATTGCTGGAGCGACTCAATCAGGAAACAATTTCCAAATATTCCGAACTTAAAACGATTGCTACAAATGTTTCTCAATCGCTCAATTCACTCAATGATAAGTACAAACAATTGCAGCCCGTTTTGGACAATATCAATCAAATCGACGACAGTGTCAACAAATTGGAACAGGCGGCTTATAAGTTGGCCAATTATTCCAAGAGATTGGAAAACAAATTCAAAGAGCTTGAAAAagaaagcaaaaattaa
- the LOC117178777 gene encoding elongin-C isoform X1 yields the protein MSSDVNMQAEKQESGPVYGGCEGPDAMYVKLVSSDGHEFIVKREHALTSGTIKAMLSGPGQFAENEANEVNFREIPSHVLQKVCMYFTYKVRYTNSSTEIPEFPIAPEIALELLMAGNFLDC from the exons ATGTCTTCAGACGTGAACATGCAAGCTGAGAAG cAGGAGTCGGGCCCAGTTTATGGAGGATGTGAAGGTCCGGATGCGATGTACGTGAAATTAGTAAGCAGCGATGGCCATGAATTTATCGTCAAGAGGGAACATGCCTTAACAAGTGGAACGATTAAGGCCATGCTTAGTGGTCCTGGTCAGTTTGCGGAGAACGAAGCGAATgaagtcaattttcgagaaattcC ttccCACGTCCTGCAAAAAGTGTGCATGTACTTCACCTACAAAGTCCGCTACACGAACAGCAGCACCGAGATTCCTGAATTTCCGATCGCACCCGAGATCGCTCTCGAATTGCTGATGGCCGGAAATTTTTTGGACTGTTAA
- the LOC117178777 gene encoding elongin-C isoform X2, which yields MSSDVNMQAEKESGPVYGGCEGPDAMYVKLVSSDGHEFIVKREHALTSGTIKAMLSGPGQFAENEANEVNFREIPSHVLQKVCMYFTYKVRYTNSSTEIPEFPIAPEIALELLMAGNFLDC from the exons ATGTCTTCAGACGTGAACATGCAAGCTGAGAAG GAGTCGGGCCCAGTTTATGGAGGATGTGAAGGTCCGGATGCGATGTACGTGAAATTAGTAAGCAGCGATGGCCATGAATTTATCGTCAAGAGGGAACATGCCTTAACAAGTGGAACGATTAAGGCCATGCTTAGTGGTCCTGGTCAGTTTGCGGAGAACGAAGCGAATgaagtcaattttcgagaaattcC ttccCACGTCCTGCAAAAAGTGTGCATGTACTTCACCTACAAAGTCCGCTACACGAACAGCAGCACCGAGATTCCTGAATTTCCGATCGCACCCGAGATCGCTCTCGAATTGCTGATGGCCGGAAATTTTTTGGACTGTTAA